The Pseudophryne corroboree isolate aPseCor3 chromosome 2, aPseCor3.hap2, whole genome shotgun sequence genome has a segment encoding these proteins:
- the LOC135050695 gene encoding myb-related transcription factor, partner of profilin-like, with protein sequence MATTSDTWVIYYKEMSRDKRAPSPPSPHPSEELSLHSNEEWEPTQEEDTTDQACSDQLRSSRDQMEKSKKKKKPRKARSQPEEQSEEEASGEDAGPKKPRGPRYTGAENCALVDGVDRSYDVLYGPRAQTTAAKTKRNIWDAIARQVTAVSGNRRSTRNCMKRYSDCRRQTKKKMGIQRRHETATGGGPALNLKWLPWENVIRRRMNPAMVEGVCGGVDSSRPSGFP encoded by the exons ATGGCCACTACCTCAGACACTTGGGTGATCTACTATAAAG agatgtccagggacaagcgggccccatcccccccttccccccacccctcagaagaactgtccctgcatagcaacgaggagtgggagccgacccaggaggaggatacgaccgaccaggcatgcagtgaccagctgcggtcgtcaagggaccaaatggagaagtcaaagaaaaagaaaaagcctagaaag gcaagaagccagccagaggagcagtcggaggaggaagcctctggtgaagatgcaggaccaaagaagccgcgtggacccagatacactggggcggaaaactgtgccctagtggatggcgtcgacaggtcctacgacgttctgtatggaccaagggcacagaccacagcagctaagaccaagcgaaacatctgggatgccatcgcgagacaagtcactgcagtatctggaaaccgccggagtaccagaaactgcatgaagcggtacagtgattgccgcagacagaccaagaagaagatggggattcagcgccgacatgagacagctacaggaggtggtccggctctcaatctgaagtggctaccctgggagaacgttattagaaggcgcatgaaccctgccatggtcgaaggagtttgcggaggtgtggactctagccgtccttctGGCTTTCcttag